The following proteins are encoded in a genomic region of Leishmania mexicana MHOM/GT/2001/U1103 complete genome, chromosome 25:
- a CDS encoding putative protein kinase: MSLSNAHAELGPGESAHAIELGRLIFQGAESKVYSCNFYGAPALCKHRFVKRYRDPSLDERLRTQRTRREARALERCVKKGIRAPRLLGADYINTFLVMSYEAGPTVKEALDAEHAAYMQQVSKGKSTPAQQQQQQPTSSPSASANASPSPVIAALLQSIGVVVARLHNANIVHGDLTTSNFICTCNGLAAAAASPGAGGADAHASSSPVLPTAEDIVVLDFGLISDKYSTEERAVDLYVLERAIASTHPYLSAFASDIIVEGYRSAADPKKGEEALQRLEAVRARGRKRTMVG, from the coding sequence ATGTCGTTGAGCAACGCGCATGCAGAGCTGGGTCCCGGCGAAAGTGCACACGCCATCGAGCTGGGACGCCTTATCTTCCAAGGTGCGGAGTCGAAGGTGTACTCTTGCAACTTCTACGGCGCCCCGGCTTTATGCAAGCATCGTTTTGTGAAGCGGTACCGCGACCCAAGCCTCGATGAGCGTCTGCGTACACAACGTACGCGTCGCGAGGCACGCGCCCTGGAACGTTGTGTGAAGAAGGGCATCCGTGCACCGCGTCTGTTAGGCGCGGACTACATCAACACTTTTCTTGTCATGTCCTATGAAGCTGGCCCAAccgtgaaggaggcgctcgACGCTGAGCACGCCGCCTACATGCAGCAGGTGTCGAAGGGTAAGAGTAcgcctgcgcagcagcaacagcagcagcccacaTCGTCGCCCTCGGCGTCGGCCAACGCTTCCCCGTCGCCGGTGATTGCGGCCCTTCTGCAGAGCATTGGTgtcgtggtggcgcggctgcacaACGCGAACATCGTCCACGGCGACCTCACGACCTCCAACTTCATTTGCACGTGCAATGGGctagcggcggcggcggcttcacCCGGTGCGGGTGGCGCGGATGCCCACGCGTCGAGTTCGCCGGTTCTGCCAACAGCGGAGGACATTGTTGTTCTCGACTTTGGGCTCATCTCCGATAAGTACAGCACAGAGGAGCGTGCGGTGGACCTCTACGTGCTGGAGCGCGCCATCGCTTCGACCCACCCGTACCTCTCCGCCTTTGCCAGCGACATCATTGTTGAAGGCTatcgcagcgccgctgacccgaagaagggagaggaggcgtTGCAGCGACTagaggcggtgcgcgcgcgtgggcgCAAGCGCACCATGGTCGGCTAG